The Streptomyces sp. RKAG293 genome includes a region encoding these proteins:
- a CDS encoding M3 family metallopeptidase: MTTNPFFSPSPLPYELPPFAEIRDEHYLPAFERGLAEQLEEVAAVSGSQEPPTFENTIVALERSGALLRRVRNVFFNQSSADTNPAVQELEAQLNPRLAAHSDAIHLDAGLFARVASLHDDRAELGLDAESLRLLERYHTTFLRAGAQLSPEDQQRLRELNGELATAATSFQQNVFDDTRDAALVLDGPEELAGLSDDAVSAAAENGRARGHDGKYVISLKNFSNQTELASLDDREVRERLLERSLGRGAKGNGKLAVRMATLRAERAALLGYDSHAAYVVADQTALTTEAVTGMLHRLVPPAVAMAEREAAALAAVSDTGPIQAWDWAYRSQQVRKERYAFDAAVMRPYFEADRVLHDGVFFAASQVYGLRFAERTDLIGYHPDVRVFEVSEEDGTPLGLYLADLFARGSKRGGAWMNALVGQSGLFGTRPVVVNNLNIAKPAPGEPALLTFAEVNTLFHEFGHALHGLFSDVQYPFFAGTAVPRDFVEYPSQVNEMWALRPEVLANYAKHHETGEPLPAELIERMAEADAFGQGFRTVEYLGAALLDWAWHTIGAGSDPGDAQAFEAAALKAAGIAVPAIPPRYRSTYFSHVFSNGYSAGYYSYIWSEVLDADTVDWFEENGGMRRANGDTFRRELLSKGGSVDSLTTYRNFRGREPRIEPLLVRRGLLPG, translated from the coding sequence TTCAGCCCGAGCCCGCTTCCGTACGAGCTGCCGCCGTTCGCCGAGATCCGCGACGAGCACTATCTCCCGGCGTTCGAGCGAGGCCTCGCGGAGCAGCTGGAAGAGGTCGCGGCGGTGTCGGGCAGCCAGGAGCCGCCCACCTTCGAGAACACCATCGTGGCGCTGGAGCGATCCGGGGCCCTGCTGCGGCGCGTCAGAAACGTGTTCTTCAACCAGTCCTCGGCCGACACCAACCCGGCCGTGCAGGAACTGGAAGCGCAGCTCAACCCACGGCTCGCCGCGCACAGTGATGCGATCCACCTCGACGCCGGACTGTTCGCGCGGGTCGCGTCGCTCCACGACGACCGCGCCGAACTCGGTCTGGACGCGGAGTCGTTGCGGCTGCTGGAGCGGTATCACACCACCTTCCTGCGGGCCGGCGCCCAGCTCTCCCCCGAGGACCAGCAGCGGCTGCGTGAGCTGAACGGCGAACTCGCCACCGCCGCCACCTCCTTCCAGCAGAACGTCTTCGACGACACCCGCGACGCGGCCCTGGTGCTGGACGGCCCGGAGGAGCTCGCCGGGCTCTCGGACGACGCCGTCTCGGCCGCCGCCGAGAACGGCCGGGCCCGCGGACACGACGGCAAGTACGTCATCAGCCTGAAGAACTTCTCCAACCAGACGGAACTCGCCTCCCTCGACGACCGCGAGGTGCGCGAGCGGCTCCTGGAGCGCTCACTGGGCCGGGGCGCCAAGGGCAACGGCAAGCTCGCCGTCCGCATGGCGACGCTCCGCGCCGAGCGGGCCGCGCTGCTCGGCTACGACAGCCACGCCGCGTACGTCGTCGCCGACCAGACGGCGCTGACCACCGAGGCCGTCACCGGCATGCTGCACCGGCTCGTGCCGCCGGCCGTCGCCATGGCCGAGCGGGAGGCCGCCGCGCTGGCCGCCGTCAGCGACACCGGCCCCATCCAGGCCTGGGACTGGGCGTACCGCTCGCAGCAGGTGCGCAAGGAGCGGTACGCCTTCGACGCCGCCGTCATGCGCCCGTACTTCGAGGCCGACCGGGTCCTGCACGACGGGGTGTTCTTCGCCGCCTCGCAGGTCTACGGGCTGCGCTTCGCCGAGCGCACCGACCTCATCGGCTACCACCCCGACGTCCGGGTCTTCGAGGTGTCCGAGGAGGACGGGACGCCGCTGGGCCTCTACCTCGCCGACCTCTTCGCGCGCGGCTCCAAGCGCGGCGGGGCCTGGATGAACGCGCTGGTCGGTCAGTCGGGACTGTTCGGCACCCGCCCGGTCGTGGTGAACAACCTCAACATCGCCAAGCCCGCCCCCGGTGAGCCGGCGCTCCTGACCTTCGCCGAGGTCAACACCCTCTTCCACGAGTTCGGGCACGCGCTGCACGGGCTGTTCTCCGACGTCCAATACCCGTTCTTCGCCGGGACCGCGGTGCCCAGGGACTTCGTCGAGTACCCGTCCCAGGTCAACGAGATGTGGGCGCTGCGGCCCGAGGTGCTTGCCAACTACGCCAAGCACCACGAGACCGGCGAGCCGCTGCCGGCCGAGCTCATCGAGCGGATGGCGGAGGCCGACGCGTTCGGCCAGGGCTTCAGGACCGTCGAGTACCTGGGCGCCGCCCTCCTCGACTGGGCCTGGCACACGATCGGGGCGGGCAGCGACCCGGGCGACGCCCAGGCGTTCGAGGCCGCGGCCCTCAAGGCCGCCGGGATCGCCGTCCCCGCGATCCCGCCGCGCTACCGCTCGACCTACTTCTCCCACGTCTTCTCGAACGGCTACAGCGCGGGCTACTACTCGTACATCTGGAGCGAGGTCCTGGACGCGGACACCGTCGACTGGTTCGAGGAGAACGGCGGCATGCGCCGGGCGAATGGTGACACCTTCCGGCGGGAACTGCTCTCCAAGGGCGGCAGCGTGGACTCCCTCACCACCTACCGCAACTTCCGCGGCCGCGAGCCGAGGATCGAGCCGCTGCTGGTGCGCCGGGGGCTGCTGCCGGGCTAG